The following proteins come from a genomic window of Lycium ferocissimum isolate CSIRO_LF1 chromosome 4, AGI_CSIRO_Lferr_CH_V1, whole genome shotgun sequence:
- the LOC132054904 gene encoding cold shock domain-containing protein 4-like: protein MTITEYEAKFTDLSRYVPSLVEDLREKVRRFVDGLEHRYRGPVVRDVRYGTYSDVVDTALRYESYLEMDKVERESKKPRNTGGFSGAPSGGKSGFYRGQSRPTQSESVVQSSRSGYSARQGQQQMQRKGNSSYQSGYHPRFSNCGRNHSGRCFGADGTCFTYGEKGHIAKYCPKGNSGASRATTQPQGTTTATQGQIQPARTAPQGARGQGRQGAQVAQGGGGLPRFFAMTRQDVEASNAVVTV, encoded by the exons ATGACCATTACAGAGTATGAGGCCAAGTTTACAGATTTATCCAGGTATGTGCCTTCTTTGGTTGAGGATCTGAGAGAGAAGGTGAGACGATTCGTGGATGGACTTGAGCATCGCTATCGTGGTCCTGTAGTACGAGATGTGCGATATGGTACCTATTCAGATGTAGTTGACACTGCTCTCCGTTACGAGTCCTATCTAGAAATGGACAAAGTTGAGCGTGAAAGCAAAAAGCCACGTAACACAGGTGGGTTTAGTGGTGCTCCATCTGGGGGCAAGAGTGGTTTTTATCGTGGGCAGTCCAGACCTACTCAGTCAGAATCAGTGGTGCAATCTTCTAGGAGTGGTTATTCAGCTAGACAGGGCCAGCAGCAGATGCAGAGAAAGGGTAATAGCTCATATCAGTCAGGTTATCATCCGAGGTTTTCTAACTGTGGTAGAAATCATAGTGGTCGTTGCTTTGGGGCAGATGGGACTTGTTTTACTTATGGTGAAAAGGGGCATATTGCTAAATACTGTCCTAAAGGAAATTCTGGTGCTAGTCGAGCTACTACACAGCCGCAGGGAACTACTACAGCTACACAGGGTCAGATTCAGCCAGCTAGGACCGCTCCACAGGGTGCTCGTGGACAGGGTCGACAGGGTGCACAGGTTGCTCAGGGAGGGGGTGGACTGCCGAGATTCTTTGCTATGACCAGACAGGATGTCGAGGCATCTAATGCAGTAGTCACAG TTTGA
- the LOC132053581 gene encoding SPX domain-containing protein 3-like — MKFGKRLKQHVEETLPGWGDKFLSYKDLKKLVKLISLAPAILSGSEETEFVYLLNSEIDKFNSFFIEQEEDFVIRHKELQQRIQTVIDTWGPKFDESSKAHYREEMAKIKKDIVDFHGEMVLLINYSNINYTGLAKILKKYDKRTGGLLRLPYIQNVLQQPFFITDVISKLVKECESTINSMFPICNKGKSISQREAIITVGGEGIFRKTVAALLTMQAIRKGSSTYGHFSLPPLSLPESDVIQPLQLNSA, encoded by the exons ATGAAATTTGGGAAGAGATTGAAGCAACATGTTGAAGAAACGTTACCCGGGTGGGGGGATAAGTTTTTGTCATATAAAGATTTGAAGAAATTGGTGAAGCTTATATCGTTGGCTCCAGCTATATTGAGTGGATCAGAGGAGACGGAGTTTGTGTACTTATTGAACAGTGAGATCGATAagtttaattcttttttcattGAACAAGAGGAGGATTTTGTTATTCGCCATaag GAGTTGCAACAGAGAATACAGACAGTGATTGATACATGGGGACCAAAATTTGATGAATCCTCAAAGGCGCATTACAGAGAGGAGATGGCAAAGATTAAAAAAGACATCGTCGATTTCCACGGTGAAATGGTCCTCTTAATCAACTATAGTAATATTAACTATACAG GGTTGGCTAAGATATTGAAGAAGTATGACAAGAGAACTGGTGGATTGTTGCGGTTGCCGTATATACAGAATGTGCTTCAACAACCATTCTTCATAACTGATGTCATTTCAAAGCTGGTGAAAGAGTGTGAAAGCACCATAAATTCAATGTTTCCAATTTGTAATAAAGGAAAATCAATTAGCCAAAGAGAAGCAATAATAACAGTAGGAGGAGAAGGAATATTTAGGAAGACAGTAGCAGCTCTTCTCACAATGCAAGCAATAAGAAAAGGAAGCTCTACTTACGGCCATTTCTCATTGCCACCTCTCAGTTTGCCAGAATCTGATGTGATTCAGCCTTTGCAGCTCAACTCAGCATAG